The proteins below are encoded in one region of Rubripirellula reticaptiva:
- a CDS encoding efflux RND transporter periplasmic adaptor subunit, with amino-acid sequence MLKSIKPTTTLILLISSLVGCGTKTDKSSKKESVSPAKVEKLPVETDLARITLTDDANSRLGITTATVVEQEVTQRRSLGGQAVIPSGSTIIVSAPLAGVVTRVGRVSLPVPGTKVIANQPLFSLKPLLSAERDVPTPAERVQLVAAQANMMAAQTVAAGDVDRGKAEVEGAQIAFDRATKLFADRAGARRAVDDAEAALNIAKSNLAAAEEREKQLIELLTMLDVKNPEGEASVLPMTTPISGLVNRIEVSEGQTVASGAVMFEVVSMDKIWIRVPVFVDMLSSIQVEQPANLVSLSGDALSQSAIANPISAPPTADAMTSSADLYYEVDNRQLGLRPGQRVGVELPTSKAESSLIVPNGSILFDIYGNAWVYAMTGDRQYTRSRVSVRFVDGDEAVLASGPPVGTKVVVDGAAELFGTEFGAGK; translated from the coding sequence TTGTTGAAATCCATCAAACCGACGACCACGCTGATCCTGCTGATTTCTTCGCTGGTCGGCTGCGGCACGAAGACGGACAAATCGTCGAAAAAGGAATCCGTCAGCCCGGCCAAGGTCGAGAAGCTTCCGGTTGAAACGGATTTGGCCAGAATCACGTTGACGGACGATGCCAATTCGCGACTGGGAATCACAACGGCAACTGTTGTCGAGCAAGAAGTCACGCAGCGACGGTCGCTCGGTGGGCAAGCGGTTATCCCGTCGGGAAGTACGATCATCGTCTCAGCTCCTTTGGCTGGTGTTGTGACACGTGTAGGCCGTGTTTCATTGCCGGTACCAGGGACGAAGGTGATCGCGAACCAACCGCTGTTTTCGCTAAAACCGCTTCTGTCGGCCGAGCGTGACGTTCCGACGCCCGCCGAACGAGTCCAGCTTGTTGCAGCCCAAGCCAACATGATGGCCGCGCAAACCGTTGCGGCCGGTGATGTGGACCGCGGCAAGGCGGAAGTCGAAGGTGCCCAGATTGCTTTCGATCGAGCCACGAAATTGTTTGCCGACCGTGCCGGTGCCCGTCGCGCCGTTGACGATGCCGAAGCGGCGCTGAACATTGCGAAATCAAATCTCGCTGCCGCCGAGGAACGTGAAAAGCAACTGATCGAATTGCTAACGATGCTAGACGTCAAGAATCCCGAAGGCGAAGCCTCGGTACTACCGATGACGACGCCGATTAGCGGATTGGTCAATCGTATCGAAGTCAGCGAAGGGCAAACCGTTGCCAGCGGCGCGGTAATGTTTGAAGTCGTCAGTATGGACAAGATTTGGATTCGTGTTCCGGTATTTGTGGACATGCTTTCAAGTATTCAAGTCGAACAACCCGCCAATCTTGTCTCGCTGTCCGGTGACGCACTTTCTCAATCCGCGATCGCGAATCCGATTTCCGCTCCGCCGACAGCGGATGCGATGACTTCGTCCGCCGATCTGTATTATGAAGTCGACAACCGCCAACTGGGGCTGCGTCCCGGTCAACGAGTCGGTGTTGAATTGCCGACATCAAAGGCCGAGTCATCTTTGATCGTTCCCAATGGTTCGATCTTGTTCGATATCTACGGCAACGCCTGGGTTTACGCGATGACCGGCGATCGACAGTACACCCGCAGCCGAGTCAGTGTCCGGTTCGTCGACGGTGACGAAGCCGTGTTGGCGTCGGGCCCGCCGGTGGGAACAAAAGTCGTGGTCGACGGTGCCGCCGAGTTGTTCGGTACCGAATTCGGAGCCGGTAAGTGA
- a CDS encoding efflux RND transporter permease subunit yields the protein MNWLIKTSLQFRLLVLVLAVALVIVGVRTSDSVPLDVFPEFAPPLVEIQTEAPGISTEDVESLITVPIENAVNGIPFVQTVRSKSVLGLSSVRLIFEPGTDLLTARQLVQERLALAARTLPMVARPPVILPPLSSLSRCLKIGLWSNTQSQMEMTVLTKWTIRPRLMSIAGVANIAVWGEKEPQLQVVVDPDRLRANSLTLDAILQTVRDATAVGAGGFVDTANQRLALRHVPAVYTPEQLGEIVVGFRAPSAAATGPAVVSAPLRLKDVAEVTYDYAPPIGDAIINSRLGLLLIVEKQPWANTLDVTRNVEKAMAELKPAMGEVEYDTTVFRPATFIERALANLGHSMLVGCVLVVIVLLLFLFDWRCAVISATAIPLSLLAAVMVLYYRGGTVNTMVLAGLVIALGEVVDDAIIDVENIMRRLRLNAKLKQPRSNFAVVLEASMEVRSAVVYATVIVVLAFLPVFFLTGLAGAFFRPLAAAYILAILASLFVALTVTPAMSLILLPKSAERRSIDGLLVRLFKRIYRTVLGLSLRLKWGTIAVTLVLFGCLVSTIPMLGERLMPKFRETDFLMHWVEKPGIGIDAMNRITIRASDELMAVDGVRNFGSHIGRATVADEVVGPNFTELWISIDDTKDYDATVAEVQEIVDGYPGLYRDLLTYLTERIKEVLTGTSASIVVRIYGPDLDQLRATAKEIESVIKPIEGVATLKVEPQVLVPQIAIDMKVEAASQFGLTPGMLMNNVTTLVNGTQFGEMYRDQAIFPVVVRGEAKLRTDLATLGDLMIDTPSGAQVPLSSVASLTVVPAPNVIQREGASRRLDVTCNVEGRDLASVATEIEAAVLANVKFKTGYHPEFLGEYAEAKASRQRLLLLSLGSILAITIILYIDFESWRLVLLILLALPLALASGLLGVFAGGGIISLGSLVGFVTVLGIAARNAIMLISHYRHLAEEEPTITAMELILRGAEERLAPILMTALTTGLALVPLIYTGELPGQEIEYPMALVILCGLFGATIVNLLVLPVMYGMFAPHQPKEANPS from the coding sequence GTGAACTGGCTCATCAAGACATCATTGCAATTTCGATTGCTCGTACTCGTTCTCGCCGTCGCGCTTGTCATTGTTGGCGTTCGCACGTCTGACTCGGTGCCGCTTGACGTATTTCCCGAGTTCGCTCCGCCACTTGTGGAAATCCAAACCGAAGCGCCCGGGATCTCAACCGAGGACGTCGAGAGTCTGATCACGGTTCCGATCGAGAACGCGGTCAACGGCATTCCCTTTGTTCAGACCGTGCGATCCAAGTCCGTGCTGGGGCTGTCGAGTGTGCGATTGATCTTTGAACCGGGTACGGATCTGCTTACCGCACGGCAATTGGTGCAGGAGCGTCTCGCGCTGGCTGCAAGGACGCTGCCGATGGTCGCCAGACCGCCGGTGATCTTGCCGCCGCTATCGTCACTTAGCCGCTGTTTGAAGATCGGGCTTTGGTCCAACACACAGTCGCAAATGGAAATGACGGTGCTAACGAAGTGGACCATTCGTCCGCGATTGATGTCGATCGCAGGCGTGGCCAACATTGCGGTATGGGGCGAGAAGGAACCGCAATTGCAAGTGGTCGTCGATCCTGATCGGCTTCGTGCAAACAGTCTGACCCTGGACGCGATCTTGCAAACGGTTCGCGATGCGACGGCGGTCGGCGCGGGTGGATTTGTCGACACCGCCAATCAACGTCTGGCTCTTCGTCACGTACCAGCTGTGTATACGCCCGAGCAACTCGGCGAGATTGTTGTCGGTTTTCGTGCTCCCTCGGCGGCCGCCACAGGGCCCGCCGTCGTCTCGGCACCGCTGCGATTGAAAGACGTCGCGGAGGTTACCTACGATTACGCGCCCCCGATTGGCGATGCAATCATCAACAGTCGGCTGGGCTTGCTGCTGATTGTGGAAAAGCAACCGTGGGCCAACACGCTCGACGTGACTCGCAATGTCGAGAAGGCGATGGCCGAGCTGAAGCCTGCGATGGGCGAAGTTGAATATGACACGACGGTGTTTCGTCCGGCAACGTTCATCGAACGAGCCCTGGCGAACCTCGGCCATTCGATGTTGGTTGGCTGTGTGTTGGTGGTGATCGTGCTGTTGCTGTTTCTGTTTGATTGGCGATGTGCGGTCATCAGTGCCACCGCGATCCCGCTTTCGCTGCTGGCGGCTGTGATGGTGCTTTACTATCGCGGCGGCACCGTCAACACGATGGTCTTAGCCGGATTGGTGATTGCACTAGGTGAAGTCGTCGACGACGCGATCATCGACGTTGAGAACATCATGCGGCGACTGCGTTTGAACGCGAAGCTGAAGCAGCCACGAAGCAATTTCGCGGTCGTGTTGGAAGCGTCGATGGAGGTTCGAAGCGCCGTCGTCTATGCGACAGTGATTGTCGTTCTTGCGTTTCTGCCCGTGTTCTTTCTTACTGGCCTTGCCGGGGCGTTCTTCAGGCCGTTGGCCGCTGCTTACATCTTGGCCATCCTTGCGTCGCTGTTCGTTGCATTGACAGTGACGCCCGCAATGTCGTTGATTCTGTTGCCCAAGTCGGCTGAACGTCGCAGCATCGATGGGCTACTGGTTCGTTTGTTCAAACGAATCTACCGTACGGTTTTGGGCTTATCGCTGCGGCTCAAATGGGGCACCATCGCTGTCACCTTGGTTCTGTTTGGCTGTTTGGTTTCGACGATTCCAATGCTCGGCGAACGGTTGATGCCGAAATTTCGTGAAACCGACTTCCTGATGCACTGGGTCGAAAAACCTGGTATTGGAATCGACGCGATGAACCGCATCACGATCCGGGCCAGCGACGAATTGATGGCGGTCGACGGCGTCCGTAACTTTGGATCGCACATCGGACGTGCAACCGTTGCGGACGAAGTTGTCGGACCGAACTTCACCGAACTCTGGATCAGCATCGATGATACCAAGGACTACGATGCGACGGTTGCCGAAGTCCAAGAGATCGTCGACGGTTATCCAGGTTTGTATCGCGACTTGTTAACGTATCTGACCGAGCGAATCAAAGAAGTCCTGACCGGTACGAGTGCTTCGATCGTCGTTCGCATTTATGGGCCCGATTTAGATCAACTTCGTGCAACCGCTAAGGAAATTGAATCGGTCATTAAGCCAATCGAAGGTGTGGCTACCTTGAAAGTCGAACCGCAAGTTCTTGTGCCGCAAATTGCAATCGACATGAAAGTCGAGGCGGCGTCACAGTTTGGTTTGACGCCTGGGATGTTGATGAATAACGTCACGACGCTGGTCAATGGAACGCAATTTGGCGAAATGTATCGTGACCAAGCGATCTTTCCTGTCGTTGTTCGCGGCGAAGCCAAATTGCGCACCGACTTGGCCACATTGGGCGATCTGATGATCGATACGCCCTCGGGTGCGCAGGTACCGCTTTCAAGTGTCGCCAGTCTGACCGTCGTTCCGGCTCCGAACGTTATCCAGCGTGAAGGAGCCTCGCGTCGTCTTGACGTGACCTGCAACGTCGAAGGCCGCGATTTGGCGTCGGTCGCGACTGAAATCGAAGCCGCAGTTCTTGCGAACGTGAAATTTAAGACTGGCTATCACCCCGAGTTCCTGGGCGAATATGCGGAAGCCAAGGCATCTCGCCAACGTTTACTTTTACTGTCGCTCGGTTCGATCTTGGCGATCACGATCATTCTGTACATCGACTTTGAAAGCTGGCGATTGGTGCTGTTGATCCTGCTCGCCTTGCCACTCGCGTTGGCCAGTGGCTTGCTAGGTGTTTTCGCTGGTGGCGGCATCATCTCATTAGGCTCGCTCGTTGGATTTGTGACGGTGCTTGGTATTGCAGCACGCAATGCGATCATGTTGATCAGTCATTATCGGCACCTCGCCGAAGAAGAGCCGACGATCACGGCAATGGAGTTGATTCTGCGCGGGGCTGAAGAACGCCTGGCGCCGATTCTGATGACTGCGCTGACAACCGGGCTAGCGCTCGTTCCGCTGATCTACACCGGCGAGCTTCCCGGTCAAGAAATTGAGTATCCGATGGCCCTGGTGATTCTCTGTGGTCTGTTCGGTGCGACGATCGTGAACTTGCTGGTCTTGCCGGTGATGTATGGAATGTTCGCACCGCACCAACCCAAGGAAGCCAATCCAAGCTAG
- a CDS encoding cysteine peptidase family C39 domain-containing protein, whose protein sequence is MTHELVLEIQPQPTQTACGPTCLAAVYEYWDRPVDLHELVGKITELDTGGTLAVDLACDALERGFMAEIVTYNLQLFDPTWFDGEGEMKSADELVKKLSRQLGAKQHRTDIDVMRLTAATNTYLRFLHLGGKVRMQPLDDLLLVSMMARETPVLCGLSATYLYQESREKPSGDSDDEAGDPTGHFVVLHGFDPIKRTVLIADPLHPNPMAPTNKYIAPLSRVTSAILLGIVTFDANLLTITLKD, encoded by the coding sequence TTGACGCACGAACTTGTCCTCGAAATTCAACCGCAGCCGACTCAAACGGCCTGTGGTCCAACCTGCTTGGCCGCTGTTTACGAATACTGGGATCGCCCCGTCGACCTGCACGAACTAGTTGGCAAGATCACCGAACTGGATACCGGCGGTACACTCGCAGTCGACTTGGCCTGCGACGCGCTCGAGCGTGGTTTCATGGCCGAGATCGTGACTTACAACCTGCAACTGTTCGACCCAACTTGGTTCGACGGCGAGGGAGAAATGAAATCCGCCGACGAGTTAGTTAAAAAGTTGTCTCGGCAACTTGGTGCGAAACAACATCGCACCGACATTGACGTCATGCGTTTGACGGCCGCGACGAATACTTACCTGCGATTCCTCCACCTCGGCGGCAAAGTACGCATGCAGCCGCTCGATGACTTACTGCTGGTATCGATGATGGCACGCGAAACCCCTGTCCTTTGCGGACTAAGCGCGACCTACTTGTACCAAGAGTCTCGCGAGAAACCATCCGGGGATTCAGACGATGAAGCGGGCGATCCAACCGGCCATTTCGTCGTGTTGCACGGATTTGATCCTATCAAACGAACAGTCTTGATCGCCGATCCGCTGCATCCGAACCCGATGGCACCGACCAATAAGTACATCGCTCCGCTATCGCGAGTTACGTCAGCAATTTTGTTAGGCATCGTGACATTTGATGCCAACCTGCTGACCATCACCCTCAAGGATTGA
- a CDS encoding carboxylate-amine ligase: MTLKLFDAFGIEMEYMLVDRDTLGVRPVADSLLAILTGGNMASDYEAGPITWSNELALHIIELKTTLPVTKIGSLPSQFETAIRKLRPAMDRLNIRLLPTAMHPWMNPAVETILWPHENHEIYRTYDRIFNCKSHGWANVQSVHLNLPFDGDDEFARLHAAVRLVLPILPALTASSPIVDGQYTGKADSRMQHYADHCKAMPSLTGRLVPEPLFDEASYRSEVFDKIAKDVRPHDPQGVLEVDFLNSRGAIARFDRGSIELRVMDVQEYPGADVSICAAAIAVIKSLVAQQWSTTELQKTASTDSLRAILDQVTVSAENALIDNADFLAMFDIQKSSCTARQLWGVLLERVRRDDTALANLYAPIEIIMEQGTLATRIRTSLGENFDHEELHNVYDQIADCLDTWEPFQP; the protein is encoded by the coding sequence ATGACACTGAAATTGTTTGACGCCTTTGGCATTGAAATGGAATACATGCTGGTCGATCGCGACACGCTGGGCGTGCGCCCGGTCGCCGACTCGCTGTTAGCGATTCTGACAGGCGGAAACATGGCCAGCGACTACGAGGCAGGTCCAATCACATGGTCCAACGAACTTGCGCTGCACATCATCGAGCTCAAAACAACGCTGCCAGTAACTAAGATTGGGTCGCTGCCATCGCAGTTTGAAACCGCCATTCGCAAACTTCGCCCCGCGATGGATCGATTAAATATTCGATTGCTGCCCACCGCCATGCACCCGTGGATGAACCCCGCGGTCGAAACCATCCTGTGGCCGCATGAAAACCATGAAATCTATCGGACCTATGATCGCATCTTCAATTGCAAGTCGCACGGTTGGGCCAACGTTCAAAGCGTTCACTTGAACCTGCCTTTTGATGGCGACGATGAGTTTGCTCGTTTGCATGCGGCTGTTCGTTTAGTTCTGCCGATCCTACCAGCCCTGACCGCCAGTTCGCCAATCGTCGACGGGCAATACACTGGCAAGGCAGATTCTCGGATGCAGCACTACGCCGACCATTGTAAAGCGATGCCGTCGCTGACCGGGCGTCTTGTTCCCGAGCCGTTGTTTGACGAGGCCAGCTATCGGAGTGAAGTGTTTGACAAGATCGCCAAAGATGTACGGCCACACGATCCACAGGGCGTGCTCGAGGTCGACTTTCTAAACTCGCGCGGAGCGATCGCGAGATTTGACCGTGGTTCGATCGAACTTCGCGTCATGGACGTGCAAGAGTATCCCGGTGCAGACGTGTCCATTTGCGCCGCCGCGATCGCAGTCATCAAATCGTTAGTAGCCCAGCAATGGTCGACGACCGAACTGCAGAAAACAGCTTCGACAGATTCGCTACGAGCAATCCTGGATCAAGTCACCGTCAGCGCGGAAAATGCCTTGATCGACAATGCAGATTTCCTGGCTATGTTTGACATTCAAAAATCGTCGTGTACCGCGAGACAGCTTTGGGGTGTCCTGCTTGAACGAGTGCGACGCGATGACACGGCGCTTGCAAATCTGTACGCACCGATCGAAATCATCATGGAACAGGGAACACTCGCGACCCGGATTCGCACCTCTCTTGGCGAAAACTTCGACCACGAAGAACTCCACAACGTGTATGACCAGATCGCCGACTGCTTGGATACTTGGGAACCGTTCCAGCCATGA
- a CDS encoding peptidase M42, protein MKLSYATHEFLHLLRALVREPSVVGVEDAFFRVLRRELEEYPVKITRYHGLLVVEGDEPESVYLSAHVDRHGLLCTGPREFQYAAFIAGNRGELNGDSISEQFMELIAGRFRGQRVQAHTPYAGSYLGQGTITESYVCPRRKNLIFEIDGLDYLQPATPVSFVDRLQEKDGYISAQLDNVISVAMVIELVRRGFAGTAFFSAGEESGRSWRFIAEWFQRHDTTTDQLIVLDTSPFPTVDDCDQQDVVLRHGDSNALFDPAATERLRKSCDRLAITYCFKDDYIQALNRTREKQSSIGRTELGRLIAATSGQVSGTTLQLPTSSYHTQLETASLISVDAMLRLLCHRCQL, encoded by the coding sequence ATGAAACTCTCTTACGCCACACACGAATTTCTACACCTGCTTCGCGCATTGGTTCGCGAACCGTCCGTCGTTGGCGTGGAAGATGCTTTCTTTCGAGTCCTTCGCCGAGAACTGGAAGAGTACCCGGTCAAGATCACGCGGTACCACGGCTTGCTTGTCGTTGAAGGCGATGAACCCGAAAGCGTTTACTTGTCGGCTCACGTCGATCGACACGGCTTGTTGTGCACTGGGCCGCGTGAATTCCAGTACGCCGCGTTCATCGCCGGCAACCGAGGCGAGTTGAACGGCGACTCGATTTCAGAACAATTTATGGAACTGATCGCCGGACGGTTTCGCGGTCAACGTGTCCAGGCTCACACGCCGTATGCGGGATCGTACCTAGGGCAGGGCACCATCACCGAATCGTATGTTTGTCCGCGACGAAAAAATCTGATCTTTGAAATTGACGGTCTCGATTACCTACAACCCGCAACGCCAGTTTCTTTTGTCGATCGCCTGCAAGAAAAAGACGGCTACATTTCCGCTCAGCTCGATAACGTAATTTCGGTCGCGATGGTGATCGAACTGGTGCGCCGAGGATTCGCAGGAACGGCTTTCTTCTCGGCCGGCGAAGAATCCGGACGTAGCTGGCGATTCATCGCCGAATGGTTTCAACGTCACGATACAACAACCGACCAATTGATCGTGCTCGACACGAGCCCATTTCCGACAGTCGATGATTGCGACCAACAAGATGTGGTGCTCCGCCATGGCGATTCCAACGCATTGTTCGACCCAGCCGCGACCGAGCGACTTCGCAAGTCGTGCGATCGGTTAGCGATCACCTACTGCTTCAAAGATGATTACATCCAGGCGCTCAATCGAACCCGCGAAAAACAGAGCTCGATCGGACGCACCGAACTAGGGCGATTGATCGCCGCCACGTCGGGCCAAGTGTCCGGCACAACTCTGCAATTGCCGACATCGTCATACCACACTCAATTGGAAACCGCGTCGCTGATTAGCGTCGATGCGATGCTGCGACTGCTCTGTCATCGGTGCCAGCTTTGA
- a CDS encoding N-formylglutamate amidohydrolase: protein MTSPEWLITCEHGGNLVPKPFQSHFATPGAARALNSHRGYDPGALEAATQFAKAQVAELISSETTRLLVDLNRSQDNPGLYSPFTSNLSASQRATLLDDWYYPYRKQVEGELRSRIQSAGCVVHLSIHTFTPRFKGTWRPIDVGFLFDPVRAGEAAFCQAWLSDVKRKHPRVRAVANQPYAGTDDGFTTALRQKFADSNYLGIEVEISHRFWKRSPQSQKNIVRALLETIPPH, encoded by the coding sequence ATGACTAGCCCAGAATGGTTGATCACGTGCGAACACGGCGGCAACCTGGTGCCCAAGCCTTTTCAATCGCACTTCGCGACACCCGGTGCGGCCAGAGCCCTCAACAGTCACCGCGGCTATGACCCCGGTGCACTGGAAGCGGCGACGCAGTTCGCAAAAGCTCAAGTTGCGGAACTAATCTCATCAGAAACCACTCGGTTGCTTGTCGACCTAAACCGATCACAAGACAATCCGGGCCTGTATTCCCCGTTCACATCTAATCTTTCCGCTAGCCAGCGAGCCACGTTGCTGGACGACTGGTACTACCCCTACCGCAAACAAGTAGAAGGCGAACTTCGCAGTCGAATTCAATCCGCCGGCTGTGTCGTCCATCTGTCCATTCATACGTTCACGCCACGTTTCAAAGGAACATGGCGTCCCATCGATGTTGGTTTTCTTTTCGATCCTGTGCGAGCCGGTGAAGCAGCTTTTTGCCAAGCTTGGCTTAGCGACGTGAAAAGAAAGCATCCGCGCGTTCGAGCGGTCGCCAACCAACCTTACGCCGGAACTGACGACGGATTCACAACTGCCCTACGCCAAAAGTTCGCAGACTCAAATTACCTTGGCATCGAAGTCGAGATCAGCCACCGGTTTTGGAAGCGATCGCCGCAAAGCCAAAAGAACATAGTCCGAGCATTGTTAGAAACGATTCCGCCACATTGA
- a CDS encoding RimK family protein, whose translation MKTILVAESNDDWIGNFDGVETVDPRDYLSSPDAKSRGRTRVYNLSRSYAYQSMGYYVSLLAEARGERPMPDVTTIQDLSGSAAVRLIPQHLEELIESSFKGLSSDEFVLSVYFGQNLAKKYDRLAKELFNLFQAPLLQFKFTRRSKWRLRRASAVSLGNVPAHHRKFVADAAKKHFARGVSSRPKRKSMRYDMAILHNPAEGDLAPSDESALKKMVKAAAAEGINAELITRSDSNRLLEFDALFIRETTAVNHHTYRLARRAEAAGMVVIDDPISILRCTNKVYLAELLTRAKVPIPQTTIVHRRNADELAETLSYPCVLKRPDSAFSQGVVKAADADELQARLSEFFADSELVIAQQYMRTDFDWRIGVMDGRAMFACKYHMARGHWQIAKHGTESESKPQFGKAETIPVETAPRKAVATAVKAANLIGAGLYGVDVKEVDGQFYVIEVNDNPNLDSGVEDAVLREELYRRIMESFARRIEATKQT comes from the coding sequence ATGAAAACGATTCTTGTTGCTGAATCCAATGACGACTGGATCGGCAACTTCGATGGTGTGGAAACCGTCGACCCTCGCGATTACCTCTCTTCTCCAGATGCCAAGTCGCGTGGACGCACTCGCGTCTACAACCTAAGTCGATCCTATGCCTACCAGAGCATGGGCTATTACGTTTCACTGTTGGCCGAAGCCCGTGGTGAACGCCCCATGCCAGACGTCACCACAATCCAAGACCTGTCTGGATCAGCCGCCGTCCGATTAATTCCTCAACATCTCGAAGAACTGATCGAAAGCTCGTTCAAAGGCCTTTCCAGCGATGAGTTCGTGCTGAGTGTCTATTTCGGCCAGAACCTGGCCAAGAAGTATGACCGCCTGGCCAAAGAACTGTTTAACCTATTTCAAGCACCGCTACTGCAATTCAAATTCACACGCCGCAGCAAATGGCGACTCCGACGCGCGTCAGCGGTCTCGCTGGGTAATGTCCCGGCACATCATCGAAAATTCGTCGCCGATGCAGCCAAGAAACACTTTGCTCGTGGTGTTTCCAGCCGTCCCAAACGCAAGTCAATGCGTTATGACATGGCGATTCTGCACAATCCGGCTGAAGGGGACTTGGCGCCATCCGACGAATCGGCGCTGAAAAAGATGGTCAAAGCCGCAGCCGCGGAAGGTATCAATGCCGAACTGATCACACGATCTGACTCAAACCGATTGCTTGAGTTCGATGCGCTGTTCATTCGTGAAACGACGGCTGTCAACCATCACACGTATCGTTTAGCACGCCGGGCCGAAGCGGCCGGAATGGTGGTGATCGACGATCCGATATCGATCCTTCGATGCACCAATAAGGTTTACTTGGCCGAACTGCTGACCCGTGCCAAAGTGCCGATCCCGCAGACCACAATCGTGCATCGTCGCAACGCAGATGAATTGGCCGAGACGCTTTCTTATCCGTGTGTGCTGAAACGGCCTGATAGCGCGTTTTCGCAGGGAGTGGTCAAAGCCGCCGACGCTGATGAATTGCAGGCGAGGCTGTCCGAATTTTTTGCTGATTCTGAGCTTGTAATCGCCCAGCAATACATGCGAACCGATTTTGATTGGCGGATCGGTGTGATGGACGGCCGGGCAATGTTCGCTTGCAAGTACCACATGGCGCGTGGTCACTGGCAGATCGCGAAGCATGGCACCGAATCGGAATCGAAACCTCAGTTCGGTAAAGCTGAGACGATCCCTGTGGAAACTGCACCGCGAAAAGCGGTCGCGACCGCCGTCAAAGCCGCCAATCTAATCGGTGCCGGTTTATATGGCGTCGATGTCAAAGAGGTCGACGGACAGTTTTACGTCATCGAAGTCAACGACAACCCAAACTTGGATTCCGGCGTCGAAGACGCCGTGCTGCGAGAAGAACTTTATCGCCGCATCATGGAATCGTTTGCCCGCCGAATTGAAGCCACCAAACAAACTTAA